The Candidatus Binatia bacterium genomic interval GGCTCGGGCATTGCGATCAGCGCCTATTGCCACCGAGGGTATAGCCTTCGCTGGAGCAGGTGAAAGGAGCGTCGAGATGGCTGGCGGTAAAACGTTCAAGCGGGATCAAAAGCGTCGCAAAGAAATGGCCCGTAAACTGAAACAGGAAGAGAAGTTGAAGAAGAAGATGGAGCGCCGTGAGGCCAAGAAAACGGATGGGGAAGAAGGCGAAGAAGGCGCGGAACCTGCCGGCGACGGCTCCACAGTTCTCTAGGCCATCGTTCGAGAAAAACTTTCAAGTCACCTGCCTACGCGGCGATCCGGGCGGGTCGCCGCCGTTTCTGACCCCGGTGCGTCAGGGGTCGCAACCAGCCGCAATGAACACCTCGCTGGCGTCCTCTCAGTACCACGGCGGAGCGCTAGGGCGACCCTATCATCAGGGCTTAGGCGTCCGTGTCGGTTTAAGCGTCGGCGTCGGTTTGGGCGTCGGCGTCGGTTTCGGCGTTGGTGTGGGCGTTTTATTGTTCGTGACGGTTGGCGTTGCTGTTGCGCCCGACGTCGTCCGGGCCGTCGGTGTCCGTGTCGGCGTTGCGCACTTCATATCCGTCGGATAGTGATAGCCGAGGTCAGCCGAACTGCAATCAGGCGCTCCGCTTTCTTGGGTCGTTCCCGATCGCAGTAAGCCAGCAAGGTTCACGGCAGTCGCGGGATCACCTGCGCCAATCGCCGGACTGCCGGCTGCCAGGTGAAAGTCCGGAGCGACGCCGGTCGGATGCATGAACTGCGGGTCGGTCGAAAGGTCGTGTGCTCCGAGAGGAACACCCACCGCGTACCCATCGGTGTTGAGGTTGTAGTCCGCTCGGTACCCCGTGATCGAATTCGGATCGACGGCGATGCCTATCGGACTGTTCATATCGACGATGTTATTCTCCACTTCCACATTGGGTGATGGACCGTTGGTGTCGCCGATGGCTATCCCGACAGCGGTATTGCCGTACACCGTGTTGTTGATGAGCCGCGTGTGGTCCGAGCCGAGCGCACGTACACCCGCACCGGAGTTGTCGAAGACCCGGTTGTTGAACACCAGCCCCCCACCGGATGCCGTCAGGAGCACGCCGTCACCCTGGTTGTGCCCAATCACACAGTCTTGCACGGTCGTTCCGGGACTGCTCTCGACCGAGAGGCCCGCCGTCACAGCTCCTCGGAGGGTAAAGCCATCGATCAGCACCGCCGACCCTTCCGGTATGCCGGAAAGCGCAATTGCGTTAGGCGCGCCAGCCGCATCGATCGTGATCGGCTCGGCAGGACCGTTCGTCATTGCCCCGGTGACATCGGCGACCAAGTCAAGCGGTCCCCTGACATCTCCGGCAGCGATCGTAAACGCCGCATACAGGCCGGGGCTGACGATGATCTTCGCTCCGGGAGGGGCAGTCCGCACAAAATCAATGATGCTCTGGCCACTAGGAACGATCACGACGGGTTGCGGGGTGGACGTTGGCAAGGGCGTGTGGATGGCCGCCACGGTTCGCGTTTTCTGGTTTGCACTGCTGCTTCCACCGCTACTACTGCCGCCGCCCCCGCAGGCTTGCCATAGAAGGCCGGTCAGGCAGAGCGCAAGCAAGGTTGCGTGTTTGTTGGTTAGGTTGGTCGAACTCATGGGACTCCAAGTTCCGCAGTGATTTGCTGAGCTTCGATTAACGCATTGTTCACACCTTATGTCCAATAAATTCGCGCAGATCATCGGCAAGCAACAGCGGTCGATGAAGACGTCTACGACCGTCGTCGTTGCACGAAGGCGCGCTCGACCGCGACCGCACCGAAGCCCAACTTGGTCAGCGCCTTGGGCAGCAGGCTGAGTTCCGCTTCCACACGTGCCACCTGCGCCGGTGTGAGCCGCTTCGGCCAGCGCAGGCGGATTTCGGCAACGGTTTTCCCCTCCAGCTCCGGCATACGCCATTGGCGCCGAGCCGGCGCGCTCTCTTTGGCGTCTCCCGTCTTGACGGTTGCGGCCTCCCGCGTCGGCCGGCGCGGTTCCGCTCCGCCGAACAGTGAGCCTTGTTCCTCTACTCTTTGCCGCTTGCGTGCCATTCTCTGGGGTGGGACCTATGACGACAGCGGCTGCTCAGGCGCCGAGTGCAGTAATCTCAAGATCTCATCGTGCACCAGGCCGTTGGAGGCGATGGCGTTGCCGCCGTAGATGGTTGCCACCCCGTTGAAGTCGGTGAAGCGGCCGCCGGCTTCCTCGATAATGATCTTGATGGCGGCCAGATCCCACGGCTTGAGATCCACTTCCACCATCGCTTCGGCCTGCCCGCGGGCAACGAAGGTGTGACCAAAATAGTCACCGAAGCCGCGTTGCCGGCCGGAGGCCCGTACGAGCCGCTCAAAGCCGTCCCAGCGGCCCACGCGCCGGAAGATGTCGAGGCCGCCGAACACCACCATGCCCTGGCGCAGCGCGCTGATGGATGAGACCTGCAGGCGGCCGTTTCGATCGAATGCGCCGGCACCTCTCTCTGCATAGAGCAGGTCGTCGATGGCCGGCGCATAGATCACGCCTGCGGTCACCTCACCGCCTTCCTCCAAGCCGATGAGCGTGGCGAAATAGGGTATGCCGCGGATGAAATTCTTGGTTCCGTCGATGGGATCGATGATCCACTTGGTGCTCGCACCGACGCTGCCTGCTTCGCGTTCACCGAACTCCTCACCCACGACACCGTAGTCCGGAAAGCTGCCGCGCAGGACCTCAACGATGCGCAGCTCGCACTCCCGGTCGGCCTGTGTCACCGGAGACCGGTCTCCTTTGTAGTCGACTGTCAGCTGCGTGCGGAAGTATCGCAACGCCACCTCACCTCCCGCTTTCGCCGCCGCAATGGCCACTTCGAGCCGCTTGTCCATGGTCGCGACTGTAACCCAGCTGAGAGCTGGCTGCCAGCGGCGGCGGGCGCATGACGTGCGCCCGCCGCTGCTGAACACTGATTGCTGACCGCCGAGTGCTATTCTTTATACGTGGTTTTCGCCTGCGAGAGCACCACATTGCCCTTCTGCGTCTCGCCCTGCACGATGGCTTCACCCGGACCCGTGCGCCAGATCTTGGTCACGATGGTGTCGCCGTAATAGACCTGATCGGCGAACCGCGCTTCAAACGACTTGAAGCGCGCCGGATCTCCCCCGCACACGGTGCGTAGGATGGCGCGGCCGACGAAACCGTAGGTGCACAGGCCGTGCAAGAAGGGCTTTTGAAAACCGGCCATCTGGGCGAAGTCAGGATCGATGTGGATCGGGTTGCTATCACCGCTGAGGCGATAGATCGCACCTTGCTCCGGCCGGACAACGTCTTCGACGACGTGATCCGGCTTGCGGTCGGGGGCCACGTTCAAACCCGCCGTCGACGGCCCGCGTTCGCCGCCAAAGCCGCCGGCACCGCGGATGAACAACGTCGCCTTGGTGGTGAGCAGCGGACCCTTGTCGTCCTCCACGATGCCTTCGGCGCCAATCACCGCGGCCTTGCCTTTGTCCCACACTTCACTGATGCGGCCGATCACCCGCACCTTCCCCTCAGGCGGAATCTCGCGGTGCAACGTGATGGCCTGTTCGCCGTGCAGCAACATCGCCAGGTTTATTTCGACGTTGCCGATCAATCCGCCCATCGACATCATGCCCGGGATCACCGCATAGGTCGGCAGCACCTTAGGGCCTTTGTTTTCGTACACGTATTCGAGTTCCCCCTCCGGCTTGGCTCCCACCCCAAGCGCGTAGAGGATGACGTCTTTCGACGTCCACGAGTACGGTACCGGTTCGAATGTCAATCCAACCAGGTCGCGAGAGATTTGTTTGCTCATGGCCGACCCTTTTTGAAGAAGTTTTCGACGGTGTCAAGCCCAGACCTTCCAAGCCCCCAAGCCCTCACGCCCTCTTTGAAGGGGCTTGGGGGCTGGCGCGGTCTTGAGCCTCCCCACGCGGGCTTCGCCGTCGCGTCATCTCCGATCGCGAACCGATCCCGAACCTGTTGTCCCCGCCGCTGGAATCGGATTAGAGTGCGCCCCATGTCGACGGCGCCACTCAGCCATCTGAGCGTTCTGGACCTCACCGATCTTCGCGGCGCGCTAGCGGGTCGGCTGCTCGCCGACTTGGGTGCCGACGTCATCAAGGTGGAGCCGCCGGGCGGCGATCCGGGCCGCTTGCAGCCACCGTTCGTCGGCGGCATTGCGGCGCCCGATCGATCGCTGCCGTTCTTGTATCGCAACGCCAACAAGCGCGGGGTGGTCATCGACCGGCGCGATCCGGCCGGCCGCCGCCGCTTCGCCGAGCTCTGCGGGCACACCGACATCCTGCTCGAGAACCTGGGCCGTGAGGGGCAGCGCCGCCTCGGCCTTTCTCCCGCCGAGGTCCGCGCCCATCATCCCCGTCTCATCCACGTGGCGATGGCGGATTTCGGACTTTCGGGACCACGCGCGGACTGGCGTCTCGAGCCGTTACCTGCCTTCGCCGCCTCCGGTGCGCTGCATGCCGCCGGCTTCCCTGATCTGCCGCCGTGCTGGCTGCCGGGATACGTCGCACATGACTGCGCCTCGGTGTTCGGCGCGGCCGGCGCACTCATCGCGATCCTCGACCGCGCACGACACGGCGAAGGCCAGACCATCGAGGTCTCGGTCCAAGAAGCGGCGTTGAATGGACTCAACCCGTGGTCGATCCCGCTCGCCGATTACGCGCGGCTGTACCCCATAGTGCCGCCGGCACCGCCGCGCAACGCCGACGGCCTGTACCTGGTGTTGCCCACGGCAGATGGTTACGTGCGCGTGCTTCCGGGCACACCGCGACACTGGCGGGCGTTCGTGACGCTGATGGGGAGCCCTGAAGCCCTGGCAGGCCCCGAGTGGGAATTCCCGCTGTACCGCTTGCTCAACGGGGATGTGATTCGCCTGCTGGCAACGGACAGCTTGCGCGAACGTTCCCGGGCGGAGGTGTTTGCCGAGGCACAGCGACTAGGTCTTCCACTGGCACCGGTCAACACCCCTGACGAGTTCGTTGCCGAGGAACAGACGCGGAAGCGTGCCTATTTCCAGCAAACGGGTTTTCCGCAGCTTGGCGACGCGCCGTTTGCGCCGGCGCCGCTCAATTTCTCGGTCACTCCCGCGGTGCTGCGGCATCCGGCGCCTGCCCCGGGCCAGGATGACCGTGCCGGCTTCTCCGCACGAACGCCGGAACCTCCCAGCGGCGCAGCTGGCGCGCCGTTACTCGCCGGCAAGCGCGTCATCGATCTCGGTGTCGGCGCCGTGGGCCCGGAGGTGTGCTGGGTCTTGGCCGAGCTCGGCGCCGAAGTCATCAAGATCGAATCCCGACAAAACCTCGACTTCTTGCGCGCCGTCACCGTCGAACCCGATCAACCGAACCGCGCCTGGACGTTCAACACCGAGGCCCGCGGGCAGAAGAGCGTCTGCTTGAATCTGCGCACACCTCGGGGTCGGGAGCTGGCGCTGCGGCTGTGTGCCACCGCCGACGTGATCGTCGAAAACAACCGGGGCGGGGTGGTCCGGCAATGGGGGCTCGACTACGACGATGTCCGCCGCGTGCGGCCGGACATCGTCTACATGGCCTCGCAAGGCTTCGGGCGGGGCGGACCGCTGGGTGAGGCCGCGTCGTTTGGGCCGCTGAACTCGTCATTCGCCGGCACCAATTGGCTGTGGAATCATTCCGCTGCTCCCTACCCGGCCGGCTGTGCGCTGAACCATCCGGACCACATCGCCAGCAAGCTCGGGGCGGTTGCCGTGCTGGCCGCGCTCGAACATCGGCGCCGCACCGGTGAGGGTCAGTTCATCGAGATGGCACAAACCGAAGCCGCCGCGTATTTCCTCGGGGAGTTCTACCTCCAAGGACCATGCACTGGACGTGCACCCCAGCAGCAAGGCAACGCCTCCGAATACGCCGTGCCGCACGGCGTCTACCCGTGCGCTGGGGAGGATCGCTGGTGCGCCATAGCCGTGGTTGACGATGCGACTTGGCAACGGTTTGTGACGGGCGTGGGGTGGCCCTCTGAAGACCGCTTCGCCACGATCCAAGGCCGGCTCGCCGCACGCGCGGAAATCGACGCGCGGGTTGCCGAGTGGACACGCGGGCGGGCTCCGGAAGACGCCGCGGCGGCGCTGCAAGCCGCCGGCGTATCGGCCATGCCGGTGCAGAATCCCGACGATCACCGCGCCGACCCGCATCTGGCCGCCCGCGGCGCGATTGTCACCGTCGAACACGCGGAGATCGGCCCCGAGCGGCACATCGGGAATCCCCTGCGCATGAGCCGCTCACAGCTCATCACGGCCGGTGCCGCCCCGTTGCTGGATGGAGACACGAAAGACATCCTCACTCATGTTCTCGGACTCGAAGAGGCCGAAGTGGACAAGCTGATCGCCGATGGTGTCTGCGGCTGATTTGCGCCTACACCATCCGAGCGCCCAGCCGCCGGCAATGTGTCGCCTCAGGACCCTCCGCATATGACGGCCTCTGATACCTACTACCGCGAGCACTGGGAGCGGATCGACCCGGAGCACATCCCCATCTACGAGGAACTCTTCCGCTGGCGGCCGAACATGGAACCCATGATCACCGGGGCACAGATTGCGCCGGGGTTGCGCGTCATCGACTACGGCTGTGGCCCCGGCTTCTTGGCGATCGAACTGGCCAAGCGCGTCGGGCCGAGCGGCCGAGTCGTCGGCTGTGACCTGAACGAAGAGTTCCTGCGCCGGGCACGGGCGCGGGCCGAAAGCGAAGGCCTGGCCGAGCGTGTCGACTGGCACCACATCGTCGACGGCCGAATTCCCGCGGAGGACGCGTCCGTCGATCGCGTGATCTGCAAGAACGTACTCGAATACGTTCCGGATCTGCACGCCACCCTGTTGGAATTCCGCCGCGTCCTGAAGCCCGGCGGGCTGGCGCATGCCATTGACAGCGATTGGGGCGCCCTGATCATTGAGCCGCTCGGGCCCGAGCGGGTGGCGCGTCTGCTGACGGCAGCGCAGCCCGCCTACAAGGAGCCACTGGCCGGCCGGAAACTGTACGGCGCCATGCGCCAGGCTGGATTCGGCGAAGTCAAGCTGGAAGTGCTCGCACGTCCCGACACCCGTGGGCTCTTGTTTCCAATTGTCATGAGCCTCGTGATGTACGCGCAGGAGTTCGGCCGGCTCGCGCCGGACGAGGCGGACATGATCACCAACGACTGCCAGGCCGCCATCAACGACGGCACGTACATGCTGTTCCTCCCCCAATTCCTCGTCACCGGTCTGAAGTGAGTGCGGGCTTTGGCACGATGGGTGCAGTTGGAAGTCCCGAGGTTTGCAGATCAGCCTATGACCACACGTGTCGTTCTCATCCTTGCCATTGGCGCCCAGGGCGTGTTGTAGGTTCTGGTAACGGACGGAGTCCCGCACATGCGGGCATTGTGAATTGACTACGAGAAGGAGAGTTCATGGCACGTATAGATGGCGGCGAGATGCTCATTCGGGTGCTCAAGCAGCAGGGAATCAGAGAGATCTTCACCCTGCACGGTGGGCATCTCGACGCCATCTTTCAGGCGGCCTTGGACCACAACATCCGCCTGATCGATACGCGTCACGAGCAGGCGGCCGGACATGCAGCGGACGGCTGGGCCCGCACCACGGGCCGGCCCGGCGTCGCCATCGTCACCGCGGGGCCAGGGGTAACTGACGTGGTCACAGGGGTGGCCAACGCCTACCTGGACTGTATTCCGACACTCATCATCGGCGGCGCCGCGCCACTGGTGGATGCGGAAACGCTGCCACTCCAGGGCGGCATGGACCAGGTAGCCATCATGCAGCCGATCACCAAATGGGCCCACCGCATCACCCATTCGCAGCGCATCCCCGAGCTCGTGGCCCAGGCACTGCGGATTGCCACCACCGGGCGCCCCGGGCCCGTCTTCCTCGAGATCCCGGCCGACGTGCTGTTCAGACGTACGGACGAATCTGACGTCATCTTCCCCCAGCGCATCAAGCTGGACGCGCGGCCGGCGCCACCGGCCGCGGCCGTCGACCGGGCGATCGAGTGGCTGCTGGCCGCGGAGCGTCCCGCCATCATGGTCGGGGGCGGCGCCTGGTTTTCCGGCGTCGGGGCAGAGCTGGTAAAATTCGCCGAGCACACGGGCATACCGGTTTTCGCCAACACCAAATCGCGCGGCATGGTCCCTGATGACCATCCACTCGGAGGCCGCGGCTTTTCGACTCTGGGTGCGCTGGCGCAGATGGGCGGCGACAGGCCGGACGTGTTGCTCATTTTGGGCGCCCGGTTGGGACTCTTCACCGCCGGCCGCAGCGGAATGATCATTCCGCACACCGCGCGCGTCATCCAGGTCGACATCGAGGGACAGGAGATCGGACGCAACCGCGATATCGAT includes:
- a CDS encoding thiamine pyrophosphate-binding protein; amino-acid sequence: MARIDGGEMLIRVLKQQGIREIFTLHGGHLDAIFQAALDHNIRLIDTRHEQAAGHAADGWARTTGRPGVAIVTAGPGVTDVVTGVANAYLDCIPTLIIGGAAPLVDAETLPLQGGMDQVAIMQPITKWAHRITHSQRIPELVAQALRIATTGRPGPVFLEIPADVLFRRTDESDVIFPQRIKLDARPAPPAAAVDRAIEWLLAAERPAIMVGGGAWFSGVGAELVKFAEHTGIPVFANTKSRGMVPDDHPLGGRGFSTLGALAQMGGDRPDVLLILGARLGLFTAGRSGMIIPHTARVIQVDIEGQEIGRNRDIDLGIMADVHETVHALHAAARQKKWPDRSAWQEAVRQVRGFADALFAEALANKEPPIHPYRLARTLATTVEPDAIVVADGGETSSWMDMAAEIRRGGHWLSHGYLGCLGVGMPFAIAAKVAHPNRQVVCITGDGSVGLNFAEFDTMVRHRLNIVTVVNNDQQWGMSAHGQELMYGKDRRVVTALGPTRYDLAAAGFGCHAEYVEDPNDLVPALQRALASDRPACVNVMTDPSVISPVTRMMVASAAPKPDDGNDAVRMPYYGERKV
- a CDS encoding MaoC/PaaZ C-terminal domain-containing protein → MSKQISRDLVGLTFEPVPYSWTSKDVILYALGVGAKPEGELEYVYENKGPKVLPTYAVIPGMMSMGGLIGNVEINLAMLLHGEQAITLHREIPPEGKVRVIGRISEVWDKGKAAVIGAEGIVEDDKGPLLTTKATLFIRGAGGFGGERGPSTAGLNVAPDRKPDHVVEDVVRPEQGAIYRLSGDSNPIHIDPDFAQMAGFQKPFLHGLCTYGFVGRAILRTVCGGDPARFKSFEARFADQVYYGDTIVTKIWRTGPGEAIVQGETQKGNVVLSQAKTTYKE
- a CDS encoding inositol monophosphatase family protein, producing MDKRLEVAIAAAKAGGEVALRYFRTQLTVDYKGDRSPVTQADRECELRIVEVLRGSFPDYGVVGEEFGEREAGSVGASTKWIIDPIDGTKNFIRGIPYFATLIGLEEGGEVTAGVIYAPAIDDLLYAERGAGAFDRNGRLQVSSISALRQGMVVFGGLDIFRRVGRWDGFERLVRASGRQRGFGDYFGHTFVARGQAEAMVEVDLKPWDLAAIKIIIEEAGGRFTDFNGVATIYGGNAIASNGLVHDEILRLLHSAPEQPLSS
- a CDS encoding right-handed parallel beta-helix repeat-containing protein, which translates into the protein MAAIHTPLPTSTPQPVVIVPSGQSIIDFVRTAPPGAKIIVSPGLYAAFTIAAGDVRGPLDLVADVTGAMTNGPAEPITIDAAGAPNAIALSGIPEGSAVLIDGFTLRGAVTAGLSVESSPGTTVQDCVIGHNQGDGVLLTASGGGLVFNNRVFDNSGAGVRALGSDHTRLINNTVYGNTAVGIAIGDTNGPSPNVEVENNIVDMNSPIGIAVDPNSITGYRADYNLNTDGYAVGVPLGAHDLSTDPQFMHPTGVAPDFHLAAGSPAIGAGDPATAVNLAGLLRSGTTQESGAPDCSSADLGYHYPTDMKCATPTRTPTARTTSGATATPTVTNNKTPTPTPKPTPTPKPTPTLKPTRTPKP
- a CDS encoding CoA transferase; the encoded protein is MSTAPLSHLSVLDLTDLRGALAGRLLADLGADVIKVEPPGGDPGRLQPPFVGGIAAPDRSLPFLYRNANKRGVVIDRRDPAGRRRFAELCGHTDILLENLGREGQRRLGLSPAEVRAHHPRLIHVAMADFGLSGPRADWRLEPLPAFAASGALHAAGFPDLPPCWLPGYVAHDCASVFGAAGALIAILDRARHGEGQTIEVSVQEAALNGLNPWSIPLADYARLYPIVPPAPPRNADGLYLVLPTADGYVRVLPGTPRHWRAFVTLMGSPEALAGPEWEFPLYRLLNGDVIRLLATDSLRERSRAEVFAEAQRLGLPLAPVNTPDEFVAEEQTRKRAYFQQTGFPQLGDAPFAPAPLNFSVTPAVLRHPAPAPGQDDRAGFSARTPEPPSGAAGAPLLAGKRVIDLGVGAVGPEVCWVLAELGAEVIKIESRQNLDFLRAVTVEPDQPNRAWTFNTEARGQKSVCLNLRTPRGRELALRLCATADVIVENNRGGVVRQWGLDYDDVRRVRPDIVYMASQGFGRGGPLGEAASFGPLNSSFAGTNWLWNHSAAPYPAGCALNHPDHIASKLGAVAVLAALEHRRRTGEGQFIEMAQTEAAAYFLGEFYLQGPCTGRAPQQQGNASEYAVPHGVYPCAGEDRWCAIAVVDDATWQRFVTGVGWPSEDRFATIQGRLAARAEIDARVAEWTRGRAPEDAAAALQAAGVSAMPVQNPDDHRADPHLAARGAIVTVEHAEIGPERHIGNPLRMSRSQLITAGAAPLLDGDTKDILTHVLGLEEAEVDKLIADGVCG
- a CDS encoding methyltransferase domain-containing protein, which produces MTASDTYYREHWERIDPEHIPIYEELFRWRPNMEPMITGAQIAPGLRVIDYGCGPGFLAIELAKRVGPSGRVVGCDLNEEFLRRARARAESEGLAERVDWHHIVDGRIPAEDASVDRVICKNVLEYVPDLHATLLEFRRVLKPGGLAHAIDSDWGALIIEPLGPERVARLLTAAQPAYKEPLAGRKLYGAMRQAGFGEVKLEVLARPDTRGLLFPIVMSLVMYAQEFGRLAPDEADMITNDCQAAINDGTYMLFLPQFLVTGLK